CCCAAGCTTCACGCGATGCAGCAGCGGCACGATGATGCCTGCTGCAACAAGGAAGATCAGGATGCTCTTGAGATGTTCCGCGTGCAGCACGTCTTTCCCTCAGGTCGCGGCTATCCCTCCCCTTCAGGGGAGAGTGGCTGCGAGCGATGCGAGCAGCAGGTCGCTGTCTCGAGCTTTAATAGGCCCCCACCCGGTCGGCTTGCGCCGACCATCCTCCCCCGTAAACGGGGAAGGGAAAAATGATTACGCTGCACCCAACGCTACCTCGATCGCTTTCAGCGCTGCATCGGCCTTGGAGCCATCCGGACCGCCGGCCTGGGCCATGTCTGGCCGTCCGCCGCCGCCCTTGCCACCCAGCGCTTCAGCGCCGGCACGCACCAGTTCGACCGCGTTGAACCGCTTGGTCAGGTCGGCCGTGACCCCAACAACGATGCCGGCCTTGCCGTCGTCAGTCTTGCCGACAATGGCGACAACGCCGGAGCCGACCTGCTTCTTGCCCTCGTCGGCGAGGCTGCGCAGATCCTTCAGGTCGATGCCTTCGACGGCGCGGGCGAGCAGCTTCACGTCGCCAACGGCCCGCAGGCCGTCGGCGGCATCGGCCCTGCCGCCCGACGCGCCACCGCCCATGGCCAGCTTCTTGCGCGCATCGGCGAGATCGCGCTCCAGCTTCTTGCGTTCGTCCATCAATTGCGTCACGCGCGCCGGCATGTCGGCAACGGACACGCGCAGGATATCGCTTGCCACCGATTGCGCCGCCTGCATCGTCGCATTCGCGGCCTTGCGCGCGTTCCGGCCGGTCAAAGCTTCGAGGCGGCGCACGCCCGCGGCGACACCAGAATCCGACACAACCGAAATCAGGCCAATATCGCCGGTGCGCTTCACATGTGTGCCGCCGCACAATTCCACCGACCAGCCGAGCGCGTTGCCGCCGCTTTCGCCCATCGCAACGACACGGACTTCGTCGCCATATTTTTCGCCGAACAAGGCGCGCGCGCCGGAGGCCCGCGCATCGTCGAGGCCCATCAGGCGTGTGGTGACCTGCGAATTCTGCAGAACGAAATCGTTGGCGATATCCTCGACCTTTTCGATTTCTTCGGCCGTCATCGGCTTTGGATGCGAGAAGTCGAAACGAAGCCGCTCGGGCGCCACCAGCGATCCCTTTTGCGCGACGTGATCGCCGAGCACCTGGCGCAGCGCCTCATGCAGGAGATGGGTTGCCGAGTGGTTGGCGCGGATCGCGGTACGGCGTGTATGATCGACATCGAGCTGCAGCGCGAGGCCGGGCTTCAGCGTGCCCTGCTCGACCACGCCCTGATGCACGAACAGATCGCCACCTTTCTTCTGCGTATCGGTCACACGGAAGCGCACGCCATCGGCGGTCATGATGCCGGTGTCGCCGACCTGGCCGCCGGATTCGGCATAGAACGGGGTCTGGTTGAGCACCACAAAGCCGGTGTCGCCACTCTTGAGTTCAGCGACGTCCTTGCCGTCACGCACCAGCGCGATGATTTCTCCTTCTGCGCTTTCGGTCTCGTAGCCGAGGAACTCCGTGGCGCCGAGCTTTTCGCGCAGGGGAAACCACACGGTTTCGGCGGCCGCATCGCCCGACCCTTTCCAGGATTCGCGGGCCTTGGCCTTCTGCTGCTCCATCGCCGCATTGAAGCCGGTGAGATCGACCGAGATGCCGCGCGAGCGCAACGCATCCTGCGTCAGATCGAGCGGGAAGCCATAGGTGTCGTAGAGCGTGAAGGCGGTGTCACCTTTCAGCGCATCGCCCTGTTTCAGCAGCTTCGTTTCGTCCTCGAGGATCGCAAGGCCGCGTTCCAGCGTCTTGCGGAAGCGGGTTTCCTCGAGCCTTAATGTCTCGGTGATCAGCGCCTCGGCCCGGCGCAATTCCGGATAGGCCTGGCCCATCTCGCGCACCAAAACCGGAACGAGTTTCCACATCAGCGGCTCGCGCGCGCCGAGCAATTCGGCATGACGCATCGCCCGGCGCATGATCCGGCGCAGCACATAACCGCGGCCTTCATTCGAGGGCAGCACACCGTCGGCAATGAGGAACGATGACGCCCGCAGGTGATCGGCGATGACGCGATGCGACGCCTTTTGCGGGCCGTCCGGCGAGACATGCGTCAGATCGGCGATCACCTGGATGATCGCGCGGAACAGATCGATTCCGTAATTATCATGCGTGCCCTGCAGCACGGCGGCGATGCGCTCGAGGCCCATGCCGGTGTCGATCGAGGGCTTGGGCAATTCGAGGCGCTGGCCGTCCGCCGTCTGCTCGTATTGCATGAACACGAGATTCCAGATCTCGATGAAGCGGTCGCCATCCTGATCGGGCGACCCGGGAGGGCCGCCGGGGATCTTGTCGCCGTGATCGTAGAAGATTTCCGAGCACGGACCGCATGGGCCGGTGTCGCCCATTGCCCAGAAATTGTCCGAGCCGGCGATGCGGATGATGCGGCTTTCCGGGAGCCCTGCGATCTTCTTCCACAGATCGAAGGCGACATCGTCGTCGATATAGACGGTGGCGATCAGCTTGTCCTTGGGCAGCCCGAAGTCCCTGGTGATCAGGTTCCAGGCCAGCTCGATTGCGTGCTCCTTGAAATAATCGCCGAACGAGAAATTGCCGAGCATCTCGAAGAAGGTGTGATGGCGCGCGGTGTAGCCGACATTGTCGAGGTCGTTATGCTTGCCGCCGGCGCGCACGCATTTCTGCGCGGTCACCGCGCGGTGATAGGGGCGCTTTTCGAGGCCGGTGAAGACATTCTTGAACTGCACCATGCCGGCATTGGTGAACATCAGCGTCGGGTCGTTGCGCGGCACGAGCGGCGACGACGGCACCGGCTCATGGCCGTTCCGGGCGAAATAATCGATGAAAGTGGACCGGATCTCGTTAACGCCGCTCATGACGATCTTGCTGCCGCGCAGCCGGAACAGGCCCGGCTCCCTCTGTGCCTAAGCCTGACGCCCGGGCAGGATTGATTTTCGAGGGATATGTAGCGGCGGGGTCCGGCCAAGTCCAGAAAACGAGAGAAAATCTCAGCGAATGCGGCGGCTGGCACAGCGACGATGGGCGACCCGACCGGATGTTAAAAAATACCCCGGGGAACCGGCGGGCCGCGGCTGGCGCGCCATGGTTATCTGGCCCGGCGCGGTCATGCGTCCTTTAAGTCCCCCTTGGGAATGCGTTCCTGTAAAGCGCGCATCGGCGACGATGAAGCCGCCACGATCAGGTTGCGGAATGACTGCGGGCTGAAAAAGACTGCGGACTGAAAAAAGACGGCCGCGCCGGTCACGACGCAGCCGTTGCAATGGCCATCCCGGCCATGGACATCAAACCGGAACAGCTCTGTCAGCTCACGAATGCAGGCGGCCTGGGCTGCCGCCGCCGATCACTCCTCGCCGTCGTCGTCGCCATCATCCTCGTCCTTTTCGCCAACGAGGATCTTGTCGGCGATCAGGCCGGAATTCTGCCGCACCGCCGCTTCGATCGAGGCGGCCATATCGGGATTGTTGCGCAGGAACGTCTTGGCGTTTTCCCGGCCCTGCCCGATCCGCTGGCTGTCATAGGAGAACCAGGCGCCGGATTTCTCCACCGCGCCGGCCTTGACGCCGAGATCGATCAACTCGCCGACCTTGGACACGCCCTCGCCGTACATGATGTCGAACTCGACCTGCTTGAACGGCGGCGCCAGTTTGTTCTTCACCACCTTCACGCGGGTCTGGTTGCCGACCACCTCGTCGCGATCCTTGATCGCGCCGATCCGGCGGATGTCGAGACGCACCGAGGCGTAGAATTTCAGCGCATTGCCGCCGGTCGTCGTTTCCGGCGAGCCATACATCACCCCGATCTTCATGCGGATCTGGTTGATGAAGATCACCATGGTGTTGGACTTGTTGATCGAAGCGGTCAGCTTGCGCAGCGCCTGGCTCATCAGCCGCGCCTGCAGGCCGGGCAGCGCATCGCCCATCTCGCCTTCCAGTTCGGCGCGCGGCACGAGCGCGGCGACCGAATCCACCACCACCACATCGACAGCGCCCGAGCGCACCAGCGTATCGGTGATTTCGAGCGCCTGTTCGCCGGCATCGGGCTGCGAGATCAGAAGGTCGTCGACATTGACGCCCAGCTTGCGGGCATAGACCGGATCGAGCGCATGTTCGGCATCGACGAAGGCGCAGATGCCGCCCTTCTTCTGTGCCTCGGCCACGGTGTGCAACGCCAGCGTGGTCTTGCCGGACGATTCCGGTCCATAGATTTCGACAATCCGGCCCCGCGGCAAACCGCCGACGCCAAGCGCGATGTCCAGACCAAGCGAGCCGGTCGAGACCGTCTCCACATCCATCGACTTGTCGTTCTTGCCAAGCCGCATGATCGAGCCCTTGCCGAAGGCGCGCTCGATCTGTGAGACCGCGGCATCAAGGGCTTTCGATTTATCCATGGAGGAACCTTCAACCAAACGCAGGGCCGACTGAGCCATATCTGGCGCTCCTTATGACTGACGATTCGGGCGGCGTATATGCGCCGTTGCGGAGCTTGCTCAGCCACCCCACAGCGGTTTTTCACCCCGCCCGGTTCCAATAACTGAAGTGGGAGCAACGTACCCCATTTGTTCCATGTTCGCAATATGTTCTTTTCATAAAAGTGGATAATCCCGCCGTTTGCGCCCTTCCTGGCTCTCGTTCGAAAAACACCACCCCACCGGTTCGCGAAACGTTCAGCCGTCATGCAGATAGGTGGATATGTCGATACGGCCCGTGCGTGCGAATGCGCACCGCCGGGAACAGGCGTACGATTAAAAGCAGTCACTCGCAGCCGGCCAGAACGATCGATGCCCATTCCAGGATTCTTCGAAGGCACCGGAATGCCCGATCCCGGCTGGTGGGAGGCGTTGTGGCCCGATCCCGCCAAGGTGCTGGCCGACGTCGGCATCGAGCCGGAGATGTCGGTCGTCGACCTGTGCTGCGGCGATGGCTGGTTCACCTATCCGCTCTCGCGCATCGCGCGTGAGGTCATTGCGATCGATATCGACGGCGCCTTGCTGAACGCGGCCAAGGTCCGCATCGCCGAACGCGGCGGCGCTCAAAACATCACCTTTGTCGAAGCCGACGCCTACGAGATGGCGAAGGCAATCCGCGCGCCGGTGGATCACGTGTTTCTGGCCAATGCGTTTCATGGCGTGCCGGACAAGCCGCGCCTTGCGCGGGCCGTGCATGACGTGCTCAAGCCCGGCGGCCTGTTCGCGATCGTCAGCTGGCATGCAAGGCCGCGCGAGGAAACGACCGTTCTCGGCGCCCCGCGCGGACCGGCGACAAGCCTGCGCATGACACCGTCGCAAACCATCGCCGCAGTCGAACCCGGCGGCCTGACGTTTCAAAAGCAGGTGGAGGTCTCGCCTTATCACTATGGCGCCGTGTTTCAGCGTCCTCCTGGCTGACGAAAAGAAGAGCCCGGTTGGTTGTCCGGGCTCTCTGAAGTTGAGGCGATGCCCCCAGCCTCAGGATCTGAATCCATGGATCTGAATCAGTATTTGAACGCCTTCATGTCCCTGAGCTGATCTTTAGTGGCATTCATCACCGCGCGGTCGGGATACCATTGCTTGCTGTCGGAGCCTGCGGCACCGGTCGTGGTTTTACCGGCTTCATTGGAGAACCGCAGACGATCCATCGGCACCATGATGTCATGTTCGCCGATGCCAAGGAATCCGCCGACGCCGATGACGGCTCCGGCAACACGGCCGGACTGATCGATGATCAATTCATTGATCTCGCCGAGCTTTTCATTCTGTGGGTTGTAAACGTCAACGCCGATCACCTTCGATGCCCGCCACTGTCCCGATGCCGGCACAGGCGCGGCTTGCTGCGAGGGCGTCTGGGCTGTGGGAGCCGTGGGGGCCGGCTGCTGCGCCATGGATGGAACAGCAAGAATGGTTGGAACGGCAAACGTGCAGATGAGAGCGGCGCCAAGAAGTGCGCGCATGATAACCTCCTGGAACGATGTTTTGTTATTTAAACAGCATCGACCCATTCAACGGATCAACGGGCGTGATCGTTCCAGCATGCGTCCGTGTTGTTTCAGCCTTCGCGCTGGAAGCAGATTGCCGGATGGCGTGTCTCGTCGGCGTCGTCCGGCAACGCTGCGCCGTCCTCGGCGACACCATGAGCGACCATTCCCGCGCGCCTTTGCACGTCGGAAATCAGTTTCGCCGCTTTGCGCCGGCTGTTGACTTTAAGGAAGTTCTGCTCGCCGACGCGGATCACGTAGCTGTCGTCCATCTTCACGATTGAATATGGCAATCCGCCCTCCCCTGTCATCGTCGTGTCGCACAACCCCTCCCTATCGCCGCCGTTCCGCATTGCAAAACGTCAAAAATGGCCGGTCGCGGCAATGGTTTATGAGCGCTTTCGTCGCGGACGGAATTCCACTGCACGATGGCACCGCGTCGCCGCGCGATGCACCGAAATTCAATGCGATAGGCGGATATCGCGCGATATTTCGTAAAACGCGGCACGTCGTTGAAATGCAAATCGTTGCTGTGAAATCCTTGTCCGACGGTCGTCACATACAGGTAGCGAGCTGAAACCCTTTTTCATGGACGTTCGTGGGATGTGCCAAGAGCGATGTGGCAAACGGGAGAACGAGCTGTGCGCCGTCATAGCTGAAATTCACCGCCACCAAGCTCTCTCCACACTCACCTTAAACCGACATTGACAAATCCGGGCTAAGGGATCGCGTCCTCGAGCTGCAAGCCGCGCAGCCGCCCCGAGACCGGAGAAAGTCCGTGCTAAAGTTGCTTAGGTATCTCAAGCTCCGCGCTTATATGTTCGCCGGCAAGGCGAACAAGGCTCTGCTTGGTGTCAATGCGGTGGCGGTCATCGCGCACAACAAAGACGGGCTGTTTGCCACAGATCCGGAGGACATGGGCGTCGGTCAGGAGCTGCGCAAACTTGGAGCGTATCGCGAAAAAGAATTGCAGCGTGTCCTCAGCTATATCGACAATAACGACAATGTGCTCATCGTCGGCACCCATGTCGGCGCGATGGTTATTCCGTTCGCCAAACGCTGCAAAGCGGTCGCGGCGATCGAGGCCAATCCGGACACCTTCGCCCTGCTCGAGATGAATCTGCGGCTGAACGATGCGCACAACGTCCAAGCCTACAACATCGCCGCGAGCGACAAGGCGGAAACCATTGATTTCGTTTCGAGCCGGACCAATTCGGGCGGCGCCAAACGGATGCCAAAAGTTCGCGACTTCCGATATTTCTACGATTCACCCGAGACGATCGCTGTCCCTGCCTATCCGCTTGACGAGTATCTGAAAGACCAGACCTTCTCGCTGGTTTTCATGGATATCGAGGGATCGGAATATTTCGCGCTCAAAGGGATGCAGAACATTCTGGCAAAGGCGCAAACGCTGTCTGTCGAGTTCATCCCGCATCATCTGCGAAATGTCAGCGGCATCGGCCCACGCGACTTTCTCGATCTGATCGCGCCGCATTTCGAACACCTGCTGATTCCGACGCTGAACACCCGGGTCACGAAGGACGGCTTCCTGCCCGCGCTACAAAAGATGTTCGACCAGGACCAGGTCGATGACGGGCTGATCTTCACCAAATAGGCCGATATACGCGACGCGGACGTCACTCATTCCCGCATTGGCGCGGCGGCATCGTATCGCGGGCGGTAGACCACGATGCCGGGCACGGTTTTCACGTGTTGCGCAAACGGCGAGTCCACGACTTTATCGACGCCCTTGCGCGAGGATGCATTTCTGAGAACGGGACCATTCTTCGTCATGACATAGATGCCGGTATGCGAGACATCGAGGCCGGGGCGGTTGGTGTAGGCACCAATGTAATCGCCGGTGTGCAGACGATCGAGCAATGCCTTATCGACGTATCGGCTCGGGATGTATGTGACCGTGCGTTCGACATTGGGAAGACCGCGGACATATTGTTCGCCGTCCGATTTGGCATCCAGGTTCTTCCTTATGGATACCGCTTTCGGGCTGATGTCAGCGGTGATGTCGCGCACCAGCGTTGGCGCTTTGTACGCCCAGTCGCTGAAGAAATGCCTGCGCTTGAGAAAGCTGATATCGCCATCCACATAGCGCGTCTGAATCAAGCGTTGAACGAAATCCGCTCGGCTTTGGGCGTGGCGCAGCGCCTCGACATAGTCGAGATAGGTGAAGCAATCCAGTCCACGGAAATCGATCACCAGTTGCTCGGGCCTGGTCGCAGAACCGATCAAACGGTTCGCGACATAGGGCGTTCCGAGGAACTGACGGGAAATCAGATCGATCGTCTCTTCGGGCGTGAGACCTGGCGCAGCATTGCGAAGAGCAATGATGCGATCGATGTTCCGAGCCGTGTAGGGATCGAGCGCTATGCCCTGATTGTCAGTCTGATCCTGTCCGGCTTTGGCGGTGAGATGCGCCGATGGGGAGACGCTGGCCGCCAGCAGAAAAGCGACGCAAATGAGATGAATTTTACGCACTCTGATCTCAATTCATTTCGTGCCCGAATATCGTCGCTCCCACGCAAAAAAGTATATAGCTCGAAAAATTGCATCCGGTAGCGGAATGCGAGGCAATGAGGCGTCAACGATGCCGTGTTCGACGGTCCCTCTTCATCCGCTCATTCCCGCGAAAGCGGGAATCCAGAATGCATCCGAACGAACGATGTTCGTGGCTCTGGATCCCCGCCGGCGCGGGGATGAGTGGGTGTTGAAAGAGCCGGCAAAACAACAGCCGCCAAACTCCCACTTGACATCCTCCCCAAGTTATGATTTTTTTCCTATATCCCGTCCCGCTGAAGGGGCGTTTCATGAGCGTCGTGAGACGCGGGGCGGGGAGCGGTGGCCGAGTGGCGGGCAGACGTAACCCGCTGTGCGGTCGGTTCAAGCCGCGTCCCGCCAGGCTAGCTGCCCGGCGTTTCGGTGGAGGAACGTCCACTGGGGACGATGGAGCAGACCGTCAAACACCGCGCGCGGAACGCCGGAGTCTTTTCGGCGGTTCGTGGTGCTACCAATCTCATGCGCTTACTCACATCGCGCATGGGGCCGCGGGCAGGCTGAGAGCCCGGCGTTCCGCGCGCCCTTCGTTTTGAAGGGCATCAAGCGGCGGCTTTGGACGACGGCGTACCCCGCGCCGGTAAAAAACAGGGGCGGCGGAGCTTTGCCCAAATTGATCCGTTCAGAACGTCAACGAGAGAACGCCTCACCGATGATTGCTCGCATCGTCAAAGCGCAGCACGTTGCCGAACGGATCGGTCAGTTTCGGTGCATTGTCGGTGGGGTTCGGCCGCGCAAACCGCGCGGCTTTGGCATTCAACTCTTTCGCCAGCGCCGCAACATTCTCGCCGCGGATATAGACGACAGAGCCCGGCGTGCCGTCGCCGTAATGTTCGCTGAGATGCAGTTTCATACCCGAACGCGACACCTACATGTACAGGGGTGCGTTATCGTCGAAGCGATGCTCCCAATCGATCGCAAAGCCCAGAAAGTCGACATAGAATTCCTTGGCCTTGGCGATGTCGTAGATCCGCAAAACCGGAATCGCGGGATCAAGCTTGATGTCGGGCATAATAATCTCCGGTTCCTCGATGGGTTGCGGACTATTCGCTTCTGACAATGTCAGCAATCCCCATCAAATACCACCGCACGACGACAACGCGATCTGTCCAGTGAGCGAACGTGTGTCTTTCGCGCGCGGCGGACGTCAAATCATACTTCTTTGGTCTCATACGCCGCTTTTGTCCGGCAAACATGACTGCCTCGCTATTGCCCACCCCTTGCCAACAGCAATGGCGTTCGATAGCCATGTCACGGTTTCATCATCGAACCGTCACATGCCGTGCCGGTCCACGCGTGCAAAACGGTATTGCGGTCCCACCGCCCGCGTGTTGTTCGCGCATTCTCGCCTTGTTGCGTCATGGAGTGTCCATGAGTTTTGAGATCGAACGAAAGTTTCTCGTCCGAGGCGATGACTGGAGAAAACTGACACAGCGGCATATCAAGATCCGCCAGGCCTATCTTGCCTCCAACAGTAAGAATTCCATCCGCGTCCGGATCAAGGACGACAAGACCGCAACGCTGACGGTGAAGTCTAAGCCCTCGTCCCTGCGCCGGCTCGAGCTCGAATATCCCGTCCCTCTGCTGGAAGCCGAAGCGATGATGCAGCTCCGGCAAGGCGCGGTGATCGAGAAGATCCGCCATGTCGTTCCCTGGGACGATCTCGAATGGGAAGTCGACGTTTTCCTCGGCAGCAATGCCGGCCTGATCATCGCCGAGATTGAGTTGGACAGCGAACATCAGCAATTCCGCATGCCCGCCTGGATCGGACGCGAGATCACCGGCCAGTTGCAATACTACAACAGCGCTTTGGTCACCCAGCCCTATTGCAGCTGGGCGCGTGAGGACGCGGAGCTGCAGCAGCTTGCGTGAATGCTTGCGCTCTCACGCAAGCATTCACGCAGTTGTGGGCAATAAGATTACGCCGCTTTCGCCTTGCTCTGGGACTTCTGGATTGCGTCCCACACCCGCGATGGCGTTGCCGGCATGTCGATCTGTTCGACGCCATATGGCTTCAGCGCATCGAGGATCGCATTGATCACCGTCGGCGGCGCACCGATGGTGCCGCTTTCGCCGATGCCCTTCACACCCAGCGGGTTGGTTTTCGACGGCACTTCCTCCAGATGCGATTCGATCTCGGGGAACATGTCGGCGCGCGGCATGCCGTAATCCATAAAGGTCGCCGCCAGCATCTGCGCCGAGCCCTTATCGTAGA
The genomic region above belongs to Pseudorhodoplanes sinuspersici and contains:
- the alaS gene encoding alanine--tRNA ligase, whose translation is MSGVNEIRSTFIDYFARNGHEPVPSSPLVPRNDPTLMFTNAGMVQFKNVFTGLEKRPYHRAVTAQKCVRAGGKHNDLDNVGYTARHHTFFEMLGNFSFGDYFKEHAIELAWNLITRDFGLPKDKLIATVYIDDDVAFDLWKKIAGLPESRIIRIAGSDNFWAMGDTGPCGPCSEIFYDHGDKIPGGPPGSPDQDGDRFIEIWNLVFMQYEQTADGQRLELPKPSIDTGMGLERIAAVLQGTHDNYGIDLFRAIIQVIADLTHVSPDGPQKASHRVIADHLRASSFLIADGVLPSNEGRGYVLRRIMRRAMRHAELLGAREPLMWKLVPVLVREMGQAYPELRRAEALITETLRLEETRFRKTLERGLAILEDETKLLKQGDALKGDTAFTLYDTYGFPLDLTQDALRSRGISVDLTGFNAAMEQQKAKARESWKGSGDAAAETVWFPLREKLGATEFLGYETESAEGEIIALVRDGKDVAELKSGDTGFVVLNQTPFYAESGGQVGDTGIMTADGVRFRVTDTQKKGGDLFVHQGVVEQGTLKPGLALQLDVDHTRRTAIRANHSATHLLHEALRQVLGDHVAQKGSLVAPERLRFDFSHPKPMTAEEIEKVEDIANDFVLQNSQVTTRLMGLDDARASGARALFGEKYGDEVRVVAMGESGGNALGWSVELCGGTHVKRTGDIGLISVVSDSGVAAGVRRLEALTGRNARKAANATMQAAQSVASDILRVSVADMPARVTQLMDERKKLERDLADARKKLAMGGGASGGRADAADGLRAVGDVKLLARAVEGIDLKDLRSLADEGKKQVGSGVVAIVGKTDDGKAGIVVGVTADLTKRFNAVELVRAGAEALGGKGGGGRPDMAQAGGPDGSKADAALKAIEVALGAA
- the recA gene encoding recombinase RecA, whose amino-acid sequence is MAQSALRLVEGSSMDKSKALDAAVSQIERAFGKGSIMRLGKNDKSMDVETVSTGSLGLDIALGVGGLPRGRIVEIYGPESSGKTTLALHTVAEAQKKGGICAFVDAEHALDPVYARKLGVNVDDLLISQPDAGEQALEITDTLVRSGAVDVVVVDSVAALVPRAELEGEMGDALPGLQARLMSQALRKLTASINKSNTMVIFINQIRMKIGVMYGSPETTTGGNALKFYASVRLDIRRIGAIKDRDEVVGNQTRVKVVKNKLAPPFKQVEFDIMYGEGVSKVGELIDLGVKAGAVEKSGAWFSYDSQRIGQGRENAKTFLRNNPDMAASIEAAVRQNSGLIADKILVGEKDEDDGDDDGEE
- a CDS encoding class I SAM-dependent methyltransferase, with product MPIPGFFEGTGMPDPGWWEALWPDPAKVLADVGIEPEMSVVDLCCGDGWFTYPLSRIAREVIAIDIDGALLNAAKVRIAERGGAQNITFVEADAYEMAKAIRAPVDHVFLANAFHGVPDKPRLARAVHDVLKPGGLFAIVSWHARPREETTVLGAPRGPATSLRMTPSQTIAAVEPGGLTFQKQVEVSPYHYGAVFQRPPG
- a CDS encoding PRC-barrel domain-containing protein, encoding MRALLGAALICTFAVPTILAVPSMAQQPAPTAPTAQTPSQQAAPVPASGQWRASKVIGVDVYNPQNEKLGEINELIIDQSGRVAGAVIGVGGFLGIGEHDIMVPMDRLRFSNEAGKTTTGAAGSDSKQWYPDRAVMNATKDQLRDMKAFKY
- a CDS encoding FkbM family methyltransferase, producing the protein MLKLLRYLKLRAYMFAGKANKALLGVNAVAVIAHNKDGLFATDPEDMGVGQELRKLGAYREKELQRVLSYIDNNDNVLIVGTHVGAMVIPFAKRCKAVAAIEANPDTFALLEMNLRLNDAHNVQAYNIAASDKAETIDFVSSRTNSGGAKRMPKVRDFRYFYDSPETIAVPAYPLDEYLKDQTFSLVFMDIEGSEYFALKGMQNILAKAQTLSVEFIPHHLRNVSGIGPRDFLDLIAPHFEHLLIPTLNTRVTKDGFLPALQKMFDQDQVDDGLIFTK
- a CDS encoding DUF1460 domain-containing protein; this translates as MRKIHLICVAFLLAASVSPSAHLTAKAGQDQTDNQGIALDPYTARNIDRIIALRNAAPGLTPEETIDLISRQFLGTPYVANRLIGSATRPEQLVIDFRGLDCFTYLDYVEALRHAQSRADFVQRLIQTRYVDGDISFLKRRHFFSDWAYKAPTLVRDITADISPKAVSIRKNLDAKSDGEQYVRGLPNVERTVTYIPSRYVDKALLDRLHTGDYIGAYTNRPGLDVSHTGIYVMTKNGPVLRNASSRKGVDKVVDSPFAQHVKTVPGIVVYRPRYDAAAPMRE
- a CDS encoding CYTH domain-containing protein encodes the protein MSFEIERKFLVRGDDWRKLTQRHIKIRQAYLASNSKNSIRVRIKDDKTATLTVKSKPSSLRRLELEYPVPLLEAEAMMQLRQGAVIEKIRHVVPWDDLEWEVDVFLGSNAGLIIAEIELDSEHQQFRMPAWIGREITGQLQYYNSALVTQPYCSWAREDAELQQLA